From Chaetodon trifascialis isolate fChaTrf1 chromosome 1, fChaTrf1.hap1, whole genome shotgun sequence, one genomic window encodes:
- the marchf7 gene encoding E3 ubiquitin-protein ligase MARCHF7 has product MDSRSRRLPCLPSLRSSYTSSPSVSSSSLGSSRLYSRETVLNNDRFPRASSAYKADLDQQSSRLLGSSRDYSSSDSCSASWKLPSSRTASSRSYDRPWAESPLSSRSKLTDSEGRLGMRSVLLNAADDGDSKRAKLSYSNRGLYSRTPSTSVSGSTYSSNGLSSGRGEKQNDARESSWSSCRLLSQSSSSSAKPLLSRRELETKSELSLSGLGERRTSGLASSLYPTDRVTSTYAQGARPKETAYPPTSSFSSSYSSTGRESSLNRHLLSSTPHRSSPLGRDFSNRTTTRLLSGSSTLSSSQEPTRRPESSSDISSSSYSSRTPWHTTPLGRPEATLPLRPAPEGGEPEGRRSTRHLLSRLFSRRSSQDSSSGSSSVRSLDDDSPSIGGESVDSDEGAKMSSVEPSAGSSEASTGVLRNRRADLAPIRENDSNGYRSGLARPRMSLWREPDVSRSNGTSSGGGSNASWLSSSLRGRCPPLLSRLRRHARDESAHSTAGLEESYSRPQHLLRRWDNLEHNASQDDEDDDDDEEEEEGDEDEEEKEEGAVGLEAFGAGGPCKLDDEPLPELEDASAEFSPRQRLRVYENISVSMRPLSDVESQLEGQREKPISSRDQEKLRKIKERLLLEDSDEEDGDLCRICQMGEESASNPLIQPCRCTGSLQYVHQECIKRWLRSKIGSGTNLEAITTCELCKEKLRLNIDNFDIQELYRTHVQSEYDEFISSGLYLVVLLHFCEQRFSDVLGAVDAAGLFNLVRILHEHMDNLEILHGESDAESQDNRPSIDFSDPEDDLEDE; this is encoded by the exons ATGGACTCCAGGTCTCGCAGACTTCCATGTCTGCCCAGCTTAAGGTCGTCCTACACATCCAGTCCTTCagtctcctcctcatcacttGGATCCAGCAGATTGTACAGCAGGGAGACAGTGCTCAACAATGACCGCTTCCCAAGGGCATCATCGGCTTACAAAGCAGATCTGGACCAACAG AGTTCTCGTCTCCTGGGGTCATCCAGAGactacagcagctctgacagttGCTCCGCCAGCTGGAAGTTACCCTCTTCTCGAACAGCCTCCAGCAGATCTTATGACCGCCCGTGGGCTGAATCCCctctcagcagcaggagcaAACTG ACTGATTCTGAGGGGAGGTTGGGGATGCGCTCAGTTCTGTTGAACGCCGCTGATGATGGCGATTCTAAAAGGGCCAAACTGTCATACAGCAACAGAGGACTGTACTCAAGAACGCCCAGCACCTCAGTTTCAGGATCCACCTATTCCAGTAATGGGCTTAGCAGTGGCAGAG gtgaaaaacaaaacgaTGCACGTGAGTCGTCGTGGAGCTCATGCCGTTTACTCTCACAgtcgtcctcttcctcagcaAAGCCGCTGTTGtccaggagagagctggagacaaAGAGTGAGCTCAGTCTCTCAGGTTTGGGAGAAAGGAGGACTTCAGGATTGGCTTCCTCGTTGT ATCCGACAGACAGGGTGACCTCCACATATGCACAGGGAGCTCGGCCCAAAGAGACTGCCTaccctcccacctcctccttctcctcgtcTTACTCCTCCACTGGTAGAGAAAGCTCTCTAAATCGCCACCTCTTATCTTCCACCCCCCACCGGTCTTCTCCTCTGGGGCGTGACTTCAGCAACAGAACCACAACCCGCCTCTTGAGCGGCTCATCCACCCTCTCCTCATCTCAGGAACCAACAAGACGCCCTGAATCCTCCTCAGatatctcctcctcttcttacTCCTCCCGCACCCCCTGGCACACCACTCCCCTGGGCAGACCGGAGGCCACGCTCCCTCTTAGGCCGGCCCCTGAGGGAGGAGAGCCAGAGGGCCGTCGCTCAACTCGTCACCTTTTGTCCCGTCTCTTTTCACGCCGCTCCAGCCAAGACTCCTCAAGTGGATCCTCCAGCGTTCGCTCCCTTGATGATGACAGTCCATCAATTGGCGGAGAGTCTGTGGACAGTGATGAGGGAGCCAAGATGTCTAGTGTGGAGCCCAGCGCTGGAAGTTCAGAGGCGAGCACAGGTGTCCTCAGGAATCGTAGAGCAGACCTCGCCCCGATCCGCGAAAACGACAGCAACGGGTATCGTAGTGGCCTGGCTCGGCCCAGGATGTCATTGTGGAGAGAGCCTGATGTTAGCCGAAGTAATGGCACAAGCAGTGGAGGAGGCAGCAACGCCTCctggctctcctcctccctccgcgGCCGctgccctcccctcctctctcgcCTCAGAAGACACGCTAGGGACGAGAGCGCACACTCCACTGCCGGCTTAGAAGAAAGCTACAGCCGCCCGCAGCATTTACTGAGAAGGTGGGATAACCTTGAGCATAATGCATCacaggatgatgaagatgatgacgatgatgaggaagaggaggagggcgatgaggatgaagaggagaaggaggagggagcagttGGTTTAGAGGCCTTTGGCGCAGGCGGTCCCTGCAAACTCGATGATGAGCCGCTGCCTGAGCTGGAGGATGCCTCGGCTGAGTTTTCCCCGCGCCAGAGACTCAGAGtgtatgaaaacatttcagtgtctATGCGTCCACTGAGCGATGTGGAGAGCCAGCTGGAAGGCCAGAGGGAGAAGCCCATTTCTAGCAGGGATCAAGAGAAGCTGCGCAAGATCAAGGAGAG actgctgctggaggatTCTGATGAGGAAGATGGCGACCTGTGCCGAATCTGTCAGATGGGGGAGGAATCGGCATCCAACCCCCTGATTCAGCCTTGCCGCTGCACAGGCAGCCTGCAGTACGTCCACCAGGAATGCATCAAGAGGTGGCTTCGCTCCAAGATTGGCTCGG GCACAAACCTTGAGGCCATCACAACATGTGAACTCTGCAAGGAGAAACTGCGTTTGAACATAGACAACTTTGACATTCAGGAGTTATACAGGACACACGTGCAA TCAGAGTATGATGAGTTCATCAGCAGCGGTCTCTatctggtggtgctgctgcatttctgtgAGCAGAGGTTCTCTGACGTCCTGGGAGCAGTCGATGCAGCTGGG TTATTCAACCTGGTGAGAATTCTTCACGAACACATGGACAATCTTGAAA TTCTCCACGGTGAAAGTGACGCGGAGAGCCAAGACAACAGACCGTCTATTGATTTTTCTGATCCGGAAGACGATCTTGAAGATGAGTAA